A section of the Castanea sativa cultivar Marrone di Chiusa Pesio chromosome 12, ASM4071231v1 genome encodes:
- the LOC142620807 gene encoding receptor-like protein EIX2, protein MNHLTGKIPKNIGNLKSLESFDLSRNQLFGPIPESLSSLTFLSHLNLSFNNLSGKIPSGNQLQTLTDPSIYQGNPLLCGLPLSNKCLGDETDPRTTPNGSGNGEDNNHGMEFGSLSFYISMVAGYIVGFWGVCGTLIVKTSWRQAYFRGFDNLKDRIVVFIMVKVAPLIRKIKFERN, encoded by the coding sequence ATGAATCACCTGACAGGAAAAATTCCCAAAAACATAGGGAACTTAAAAAGTTTGGAATCATTTGATCTCTCTAGAAACCAACTTTTTGGTCCCATTCCTGAAAGCCTGTCTTCTTTGACTTTCTTGAGTCACTTGAATTTGTCATTCAATAACTTGTCTGGGAAAATTCCATCTGGGAATCAACTTCAAACCTTAACTGACCCTTCCATCTATCAAGGCAACCCTTTGCTTTGCGGACTTCCACTTTCCAACAAGTGTCTAGGGGATGAAACTGATCCTAGAACAACTCCAAATGGCAGCGGCAATGGAGAAGATAACAATCATGGAATGGAATTCGGGTCGCTATCATTCTACATTAGCATGGTAGCTGGCTATATTGTTGGATTTTGGGGAGTTTGTGGCACACTAATTGTCAAAACATCATGGAGACAAGCTTACTTTCGAGGCTTTGATAATTTGAAAGATAGGATTGTTGTTTTCATTATGGTTAAAGTTGCTCCTTTGATAAGGAAGATTAAGTTCGAGAGAAATTAA
- the LOC142620806 gene encoding uncharacterized protein LOC142620806, which produces MEKNALLNFKEILTDPSNRLSSWVGEDCCKWIGVGCDNTTSHVVKLDLYNPFPRETYNCKSCLGGKISPSLLNLTHLSYLDLSLNNFEGQLPASLGHLTNLSTLVLSVNNITGEIPSSFANLCNLQTFKLMANGISGEITQFVDGLSQCSNNSLELLDLSGNKLLGGNLPYSLGALKNLKNLDLSSCSFWGSIPDSIGNMSSLQLLALTANKMNGSIPNSLGKLSTLEKLALGGGNSWEGVLTEAHFQNLPRLKFIDLGISTRWSLVLNVKHDWVPPFSLTYIVFNRMKIGPKFPAWLQTQNELNYLSLVDVGISDTLPQGFWNSSTSLRYLSLSQNQIRGQVPYYQSYSITYYLDLKFNNFEGQVPLFDSKSMKVLYLEENMFSGVVPENIGELLPNLLHLVLSSNFITGRIPPSIGILKSLEILTLRNNSLSGELPPHWDDMQSLYFLDISDNNISGKLPSSMRFLSSLQWLSLGQNHLEGELPSFLRECTNLVSLDLGGNKFFGNIPVWIGESLSNLSRLSLRSNLFDEVIPQQTFKPSHP; this is translated from the coding sequence ATGGAGAAAAATGCTCTTCTTAACTTCAAAGAAATTCTCACAGATCCATCAAATCGCCTCTCTTCATGGGTTGGTGAAGATTGCTGTAAATGGATAGGTGTTGGATGTGACAACACGACATCACATGTTGTCAAGCTTGATCTCTACAACCCATTTCCGAGAGAAACTTACAATTGCAAGTCGTGCTTGGGGGGTAAGATAAGTCCTTCTCTACTCAATTTAACGCATTTGAGTTACCTGGACCTAAGCCTGAACAATTTTGAAGGTCAGTTACCAGCTAGTCTGGGACATCTGACCAACTTGAGCACATTGGTTTTGTCTGTAAACAATATTACTGGTGAGATACCAAGCTCATTTGCCAACCTTTGCAACTTGCAAACTTTTAAACTGATGGCCAATGGCATAAGTGGGGAGATAACTCAGTTTGTAGATGGTTTATCTCAATGTTCCAACAACAGCCTTGAATTGCTGGATTTGAGTGGTAATAAATTGCTTGGGGGCAACTTGCCTTACTCACTGGGAGCACTCAAGAACTTGAAAAACTTAGATCTTTCAAGTTGTTCTTTTTGGGGTTCAATTCCAGATTCTATTGGGAACATGTCTTCCTTACAATTACTTGCCCTTACCGCAAATAAAATGAACGGAAGCATTCCAAACAGCTTGGGGAAACTATCAACGCTGGAAAAGTTGGCTCTTGGTGGAGGGAATTCTTGGGAAGGTGTCTTAACTGAAGCTCATTTCCAAAATCTTCCGCGATTAAAATTTATAGATTTGGGTATCTCCACTAGATGGTCATTGGTTTTAAATGTCAAACATGATTGGGTTCCTCCTTTCAGCttgacatacattgtattcAATCGCATGAAGATTGGTCCCAAATTTCCAGCATGGCTTCAAACTCAAAATGAGCTCAACTATCTTAGCCTCGTTGATGTTGGCATTTCTGATACCCTTCCGCAAGGATTTTGGAATTCCAGCACAAGTCTCAGATATTTGAGCCTTTCCCAGAACCAAATTCGAGGACAGGTACCATACTATCAATCTTATTCTATTACATATTACTTGGatttaaaattcaacaatttcGAGGGTCAAGTCCCACTTTTTGATAGTAAATCCATGAAAGTTTTATATCTTGAAGAAAATATGTTTTCTGGAGTTGTCCCTGAAAACATAGGTGAACTATTGCCCAATTTACTTCACTTGGTCCTCTCTTCAAATTTCATTACCGGTAGAATTCCACCTTCTATTGGAATACTTAAGAGCTTGGAAATTCTTACTTTGAGAAATAATAGCTTGTCTGGGGAACTCCCTCCTCATTGGGATGATATGCAGTCATTATACTTTTTGGACATATCAGACAACAATATATCCGGTAAACTTCCAAGTTCAATGCGATTTTTGAGTTCACTACAGTGGTTATCATTGGGACAAAATCACCTTGAGGGGGAGCTCCCTTCTTTCTTGAGAGAATGCACAAACTTGGTAAGCCTTGATCTTGGAGGGAACAAATTCTTTGGAAACATACCAGTATGGATAGGAGAAAGCTTATCAAATCTATCAAGGTTAAGCCTAAGATCCAACTTGTTTGATGAGGTCATACCTCAACAAACTTTCAAGCCTTCACATCCTTGA